The Alicyclobacillus vulcanalis genome has a segment encoding these proteins:
- a CDS encoding ParM/StbA family protein, whose protein sequence is MMLTIGLDVGNGSIGLCVRDGDTLVQDTMPSVYGRVDLTRQVLSVPGKSTSREVDVFTFGGEHFVLGYEHVHAMHSTPIGAYDREQRYASRQFETLAKLALLDAATRTGRTGVIEVAVACGTPSEDFTTRTVEIMQRWFSEPITGAKNGEQVVVMIKRLEVIPQPFAVFLDAYLDQDGLVVDEGLEKQDVLVIDSGSGTLDLSEIHRLELTRQTSIPAGLNDVYQIILEEIRREEPKVYATAYDLEAQLRAQDGAQEFWFDYGAHRMNITELRERAMRQVWDRMQQGIQYAYPDRSSFGRVILAGGSGEAFRNYFLAWMPSIRIAPDPQLAVARGLYKYALAQEHEES, encoded by the coding sequence ATGATGTTGACTATTGGTTTGGATGTCGGAAACGGAAGTATCGGCTTGTGCGTGCGAGACGGGGACACGCTTGTCCAAGACACCATGCCCTCGGTGTATGGACGCGTTGATCTCACACGCCAGGTGCTGTCGGTGCCCGGCAAATCAACATCGCGCGAAGTGGACGTGTTCACGTTTGGCGGCGAACATTTCGTCCTGGGCTACGAGCACGTTCACGCCATGCACAGCACGCCCATTGGCGCTTACGACCGCGAGCAACGCTATGCGAGCCGACAGTTCGAGACGCTGGCGAAGCTGGCACTACTGGATGCGGCCACACGGACGGGACGAACCGGAGTCATCGAAGTTGCTGTCGCTTGTGGCACGCCGTCAGAGGACTTCACCACGCGCACCGTGGAAATCATGCAGCGCTGGTTCTCTGAACCCATCACCGGCGCAAAAAACGGTGAGCAAGTCGTCGTCATGATTAAGCGCTTGGAGGTCATTCCGCAGCCATTTGCCGTCTTCCTCGATGCGTATCTCGACCAAGATGGTCTTGTGGTGGATGAGGGGCTTGAAAAACAAGATGTACTCGTGATCGACAGCGGCTCCGGCACGCTCGACTTGAGCGAGATTCACCGATTGGAGCTCACACGTCAGACCAGCATTCCTGCAGGCCTGAACGACGTGTATCAAATCATTCTGGAGGAAATCAGGCGCGAAGAGCCGAAAGTGTACGCAACCGCGTATGACTTGGAGGCCCAGTTGCGCGCACAAGACGGCGCACAAGAGTTCTGGTTCGACTACGGCGCACATCGGATGAACATCACCGAACTTCGCGAGCGCGCCATGCGACAGGTTTGGGATCGCATGCAACAGGGCATCCAATATGCGTACCCTGACCGTTCGAGTTTTGGGCGCGTGATTCTCGCAGGTGGCTCAGGCGAGGCCTTCCGCAACTACTTCCTCGCTTGGATGCCGAGCATTCGCATTGCTCCAGATCCGCAATTGGCGGTGGCAAGGGGACTGTACAAATACGCTTTGGCACAGGAGCACGAGGAATCATGA